GGCGCAAACCACGATAACCGGCTGAGATTTATGTTTTTCCAACTCACCTACGCTGCCATTTTTAATGTCATTGGGGAGCAGGTTGAATGCGTTGGCGATATGACCGCGGCGGTAGTCATCGCGATTACGAATATCGACAACCACGGCATCTTCTTTGTTGATCAGTTGGATCGCTTCGCTGCGAACCACATCCTTCACCTTGGACAATTTACTCTTCACAGTAAGCACAATGACGGCAACTAACAGGGCAACCCAGGCCACGCTCAATACAGGGTGCTTGCTAATGAATGGCATAATCTCTTGCATGGGGTGTAACGACTCCCGAATCAGTTAAGCGATAAAATATAAGGTTCCTGAGTATACCTGCGCGATACCGCAATTACAGCCAGTAAGCCAAGATAGCGTGCTGAATCTGCGGCGTGTTGCATAAAAATCACTGCGCAAATGATGTAACTCAACCATTCTATGCGTATACGTTCCCATTTATCTATTATTGATGCATCAGTAGCGCCAATTTCGCGTCCGCCTTGTCACGTCTGGAAATAGAAATCCGGCAAGAGACAACTGGTAAGCCGCTGTTCATCGTGGAATAATCCATTGCTATGAGTAAAAAAGCGTTATCCGTTCAGTTGAGAGTGGCATGTAGCGCCTGTAGCCGTTTTTGTGCGTTACAAAAGCTGTTCGCCCGATGCGCCAGCGCGCTCTGCGTCGGCGTTTTGCTATTGCCCGGCATGAGTTACAGCGCAGACAACCAGCAACAGCTTAAAACGTTGCAGCAGGATATCGCCGAGAAAGAAAAACGCGTTCAATTGCAACAAAAACAGCGCGGCGCGCTGGTTCAACAGTTGAAAAAACAAGAGCAATCCATCGCGCAATCAAGCCGCCAACTGCGTGAAACGCGTCGTATCCTGTCCGCGTTAGACGAAGAACTGAACCAGTTGAACGCATCTATCTCCCGGTTACAAACGCAGCACCTTTCCCAGCAGCGTATCCTCTCCGACCAGCTTGATGCAGCGTTCCGTCAGGGGCAGCACAGTGCGCTTCAACTTATTTTGAGCGGTGAGGAGAGCCAGCGCAGCGAACGCATTCTGGCCTATTTTGGCTATCTGAACGAAGCGCGTCAGAAATCCATCCTTGCGTTACAGCAAACGCGTACCGAACTGGCCAGTCAGAGAAAATTGCTGGAGCAAAAACAAGCACAGCAAAATGCGCTGCTGAACGATCAACAGCAACAACAGCAGCAACTGGAACAGGCGCAATCCGAGCGAAAGAACACCCTTTCGACGCTGGAGAGTTCGCTGGAAAAAGATCAACAGCAGCTCACGGAGCTTCGCCAGAACGAAGCCCGGCTGCGCGATCAAATCGCCCGCGCAGAACGCGAAGCCAGGGCAAGGGCCGAGCGGGAAGCGCGCGAAGCGGCCAGGGTTCGGGAAAAAGAAGAACGGGCCAAACGCAGCGGCGGCAGCTATAAACCGACAGAAAATGAACGCTCTCTGATGGCTCGCACCGGCGGCCTCGGGCGTCCGTCCGGTCAGGCGGTCTGGCCGGTACGCGGACGTATCGAACATCGCTTTGGCGAACCGCTGCAAGGCGAACTGCGCTGGAAAGGGCTGGTCATCGCCGCACCGGAAGGCACTGAAGTCAAAGCCATTGCCGACGGCAATGTCCTGATGGCCGACTGGCTACAAGGCTACGGTCTGGTCGTGGTGGTTCAGCACGGCAAAGGCGATATGAGTCTGTACGGCTATAACCAAAGCGCATTGGTCTCCGTCGGCGCACAGGTGAAAGCCGGTCAACCCATTGCCCTCGTCGGAACCAGTGGCGGACAAAGCCAGCCTGCGCTTTATTTTGAAATTCGCCGCCAGGGTCAGGCGGTCAATCCACAACCTTGGATGGGAAGATAGTCTTGTCTTATTTGAAACCCCAATATCTCTACGCTCTCGGTCTGCTGACACTCTCCCCTTTTGCGCTGGCCGGGAAACTGTCCATTGTCATCGATGACTTCGGCTATCGCCCTCATAACGACAATCAGGTTCTGGCGATGCCGACGGCGATTTCGATCGCCGTCCTGCCCAATGCGCCTTATGCTGGAGAAATGGCCGCTAAAGCCCATAAACAGGGGCGAGAGGTTCTGATTCATCTGCCTATGGCTCCGATGAGCAAGCAGCCGCTGGAACGCGATACGCTACACCCGGAAATGAGCAGCGAAGAGATCCAGCGCATTATCCGCCAGTCAGTCAACAACGTGCCTTACGCCGCAGGGTTGAACAACCACATGGGCAGCGCGATGACGGCCAGTCTGCCGGGCATGCGGAAAGTGATGCAGGCGATGAGCGCCTACCCGCTCTATTTTCTCGACAGTATGACGATCGCCAGCAGCAAAACCAGTCAGGCCGCCGCCGGAACCGGCATCAAAGTCATCAAGCGCAGAGTGTTCCTGGACGATACGCAAAACGAAGCCGATATCCGTAAACAGTTTAACCGCGCGGTGCAGATAGCCAGACGCAGCGGTTCCGCGATTGCCATCGGGCATCCGCATCCTTCAACCATCAAAGTGTTACAACAGATGCTGCCGGCGCTGGAGCCGGATATTGTTTTAGTGCGCCCCAGTCAGTTGCTGAACGAACCAGCCCGGCATGATGAGCCGCTGCCTCCGTCGGAGGCGCCGAAGCAGGTCAAACCGTCTAAACCGTTCCGGGGAGTATCGCAATGTCTGGCGAAACGGCCGCCGGAACCGGTGAAGAATGATGCCATCTTCAAACTGGTCAGCAGCAGCATTCGCGAAAGCGCCGCCGCCACGTTCATCAAACGGCGTTGGCAGACCTGGGTAGCGCCAGCGGAAACCGATGAGAAAAAACAGCCGTAATCTTCAGAGGGCCCCGGCCCCTATCTCTTTCATAGCCTGTGTTTGCCGCCAATCACAGGCGCAGATCCAGGGATAAAGCAACACCAGGCTGCTTGCCCTAAAATGAAATGCTATTATAGCGATTATAAAGAGTGTGAGGCGCGGTGTCTCACCAGCAAGATCAACAAGGGTAGATCCCATGATTATCGTTACTGGCGGCGCCGGTTTCATCGGCAGCAATATCGTAAAAGCACTGAATGACACTGGCTATCGGGATATTTTGGTTGTCGATAACCTGAAAAACGGCACGAAATTCGTCAATCTGGTGGATTTGGATATCACCGATTATATGGATAAAGAAGATTTCATTGCCAGCATCGTTGCCGGTGACGATCTGGGCGATATCGATGCCGTGTTCCATGAAGGCGCCTGCTCATCCACCACCGAGTGGGACGGCAAGTATATGATGGAAAACAACTATCAATACTCCAAAGACATCCTGCACTATTGCCTCGACCGCAGCGTTCCTTTCCTGTACGCCTCTTCAGCCGCCACCTATGGCGGGCGCAACGATAACTTCATCGAAGCGCGTCAATACGAACAGCCGCTGAATGTCTATGGCTACTCCAAGTTCCTGTTCGATCAATACGTACGCGAAATACTGCCGCAGGCGGAATCGCAAATCTGCGGCTTCCGTTATTTCAACGTCTACGGGCCGCGTGAAGGTCATAAAGGCAGTATGGCGAGCGTCGCGTTTCACCTGAATAACCAGATCAATCAGGGTGAAAATCCGAAACTATTCGCCGGCAGCGAAAACTTCAAACGTGATTTTATCTATGTCGGCGATGTCGCCGCGGTCAATCTGTGGTTCTGGCAAAACGGCGTCTCCGGTATATTCAACTGCGGCACCGGCCGGGCGGAATCTTTCCAGGCCGTTGCGGATGCGACGCTGGACTTCCACAAAAAAGGCCGCGTGGAATACATCGAATTCCCGGAAAAACTCAAAGGGCGCTATCAGGCTTATACACAGGCAGACCTGACCAATCTCCGTGCGGCAGGCTACGACAAACCGTTTAAAACCGTTGCCGAAGGCGTCGCTGAATACATGACCTGGTTAAACCGTTCTGTTTAATCGGACAAGGAATAGATAAGCGCGATGAAAACAGCATGATGAAAATCCTGGTCATCGGCCCTTCATGGGTAGGCGATATGATGATGTCGCATAGTCTCTATCGCACGCTGAAGGCTGAACATCCGCAAGCGGTCATCGACGTGATGGCGCCAGCCTGGTGCCGCCCTCTGCTGGCCCGCATGCCGGAAGTCAATCAGGCGCTGGCCATGCCGCTGGGACATGGGGCGCTGGCGTTAGGCGAACGCCGTCGGCTCGGCCTCTCACTGCGTGAAGCCCGTTACGATCGCGCTTACGTGTTGCCCAATTCGTTTAAATCCGCACTGGTGCCATTTTTCGCCAATATTCCACAACGCACCGGGTGGCGTGGTGAAATGCGTTACGGCCTGCTGAATGATATCCGGGTTTTGGATAAAGCCGCCTTCCCGTTGATGGTGCAGCGCTATGTGGCGCTGGCCTATGAACGAGGCCGCCTGCGTAACGCGCAGGATCTGCCGCGGCCGTTATTGTGGCCGCGGCTACAGGTCAGCCACACTGAAATCACCGATATAACAACAAGCTTTGGTCTGAATAGCTTACGCCCGATGATTGGCTTTTGCCCCGGCGCGGAATTCGGCCCGGCCAAACGCTGGCCGCATTATCACTATGCTGCTCTGGCGCAATCGCTGATTGAAAGAGGCTATCAGGTTGCCCTGTTCGGCTCAGCCAAAGATCGGCTGGCAGGCGACGATATTATTCAGGCGCTGACGAAAGGCGCGCGGCCCCATTGCGCTAATCTGGCCGGGCAAACCTCGCTGGAACAGGCGGTCGTGTTAATCGCCGCCTGCCACGCCGTCGTCAGTAATGATTCCGGGTTAATGCATGTCGCCGCTGCGCTCAATCGCCCGCTCATTGCCCTTTACGGGCCAAGCAGCCCGGACTTCACCCCGCCCTTGTCGAATCAGGCGGAAGTCATTCGCTTGATTACCGGTTACCACCGGGTGCGCAAGGGGGATGCGGAGCAAGGATACCATCAAAGTTTGATCGACATTCAGCCCGATCGCGTCCTCACCGCGCTGGAAAAATACCTGACCCCACCGGGAGAAAACGCATGAGGGTGTTGATCATCAAAACATCTTCCATGGGCGATGTGCTTCACACACTACCTGCCCTGACGGATGCCATGCATATCATCCCCGGCATCCAGTTCGACTGGGCGGTAGAAGAAGGATTTGCCCAAATCCCCAGTTGGCACCCGGCAGTGGCACGCGTCATCCCGGTGGCCATCAGGCGCTGGAGAAAAAGCTGGTTCAGCGCCGCCACCAGACGAGAGCGGGCCGCTTTCAGGCAGCAACTGCTTGCCAAACGTTACGACGCGGTGATTGACGCGCAGGGGCTGATAAAAAGCGCCGCGCTGATAACACGTCTGGCCCGCGGAAAAAAACACGGGCTGGATTACAAAAGTGCCCGTGAGCCGCTGGCGAGCTGGTTCTATAACTATCGGCACGCTATCAGCCGTCAGTTGCACGCGGTGGAACGCGTACGAGAACTGTTCGCGGCCAGCCTGCGCTACAGGAAACCGGCCGAACGCGGCGATTACGCAATTGCCGCCCGCTTTCTTTCCCCATTACCCGCGGATGCTAATCAATATCTGGTTTTTCTCCACGCCACGACCCGGGATGAAAAACATTGGCCGGAACCTCACTGGCGCGAACTGATTTCTCTGCTGCAAACCAGCGGCCTTCAGATCAAGCTTCCGTGGGGCGCGGAGCATGAGCATCAGCGAGCGGTGCGTCTGGCGGAAGGTTTTTCCCACGTCGAGGTGTTGCCGCGTTTAACGCTACAGCAGGTCGCGGAGGTGCTGGCTGGCGCGAAAGCCGTCGTATCCGTCGATACGGGGCTGAGCCATTTAACGGCCGCGCTGAATCGCCCCAATATCACCTTGTATGGCCCGACCGATCCAGGATTAATCGGGGGGTACGGGTTAAATCAGGTGGCGGAACTGTCTGAAAATCATCAAATGATGGCGATTCCCCCGGGGGAAATCCGGCGGAAATTGGATCAGGTGATAAAATTAACAACATCAGGCGAGTAATCCCGCTCTCCCACTATTTGAATAAATACATGATCAATGAATTAAGATTTGATCTGGAAAATCCTTCCGGCATCAGCACAACGCTCGCCTCTTATGCCATCTTCCCCGGCTGTTTACTCACGTTAGGCGTCATGCCGTTTAGCACCATTATTGCCGGGTTGATTTTCTATTTAACCGGATCGCTGTCGGTTTTTTACGTGATGACGCACCTAAAAACCATCCTGGCGGCCAAACGGCTTCTGGCGATCCCGCTGTGCCTGCTGGTTCTTGGACTGACCAACCTTATCTGGTATCACCAATACTATCAGCCGGAAAATCTCTTCCCCGCGGTCTACAATGCTTATCGGACTGCCGCCCATGCCTGCATTCTGGGCGCATTCATCTTGCTGACGACGCTGCATATCACCCATGAGAAACAGGGATTTCAGCTCCCCGGCATCATAGCGATCAGCGCACTGACGCTGGGCTACGCCTTTTACCAATCCTTGTTTAGCGGCATGCACCGTATAGGGCTGATATTTGGACAGGCAACCAGCGCCGCCTACTTTCTCACGTTTATCGGCGCGCTGAGCGCACAGGCGCTGCTCAGACTCAACTCACGTTATAAATACCATCTCTATCTGGCTCACTTCTTACTGGTCACCATTGCCATCATTTTGACAGAAACGCGCGCGGCGATTTTTGTCTATCCCATTGTCGGCGCCATGATCCTGTTATCGGAAGTCCGTCACAATAAGCGTTTGCTCATCAAAGCGTTCCTGGGCTCGGTCATGACCATCCTGCTGTGTTCGTTGCTCTTTCACGACACAATAAACAAACGAACCGACGACCTGCTGAACGATGTACGCAACTACAGCATGAATAACAGCAAAACATCGGTTGGCGCGCGCATCGCCATGTATCAATCGGGGATTGAAGCGGGGAAAGAGGTGCCGCTCGGGCAATCCGCCGAGCAGCGTTCAGCACATATTACCGCGCTGGCGGAGCAAAAACCTGTTTTAAGCGGGGCGGTAGCCTACCTGAAC
This is a stretch of genomic DNA from Brenneria rubrifaciens. It encodes these proteins:
- the rfaC gene encoding lipopolysaccharide heptosyltransferase RfaC, translated to MRVLIIKTSSMGDVLHTLPALTDAMHIIPGIQFDWAVEEGFAQIPSWHPAVARVIPVAIRRWRKSWFSAATRRERAAFRQQLLAKRYDAVIDAQGLIKSAALITRLARGKKHGLDYKSAREPLASWFYNYRHAISRQLHAVERVRELFAASLRYRKPAERGDYAIAARFLSPLPADANQYLVFLHATTRDEKHWPEPHWRELISLLQTSGLQIKLPWGAEHEHQRAVRLAEGFSHVEVLPRLTLQQVAEVLAGAKAVVSVDTGLSHLTAALNRPNITLYGPTDPGLIGGYGLNQVAELSENHQMMAIPPGEIRRKLDQVIKLTTSGE
- the rfaD gene encoding ADP-glyceromanno-heptose 6-epimerase, translating into MIIVTGGAGFIGSNIVKALNDTGYRDILVVDNLKNGTKFVNLVDLDITDYMDKEDFIASIVAGDDLGDIDAVFHEGACSSTTEWDGKYMMENNYQYSKDILHYCLDRSVPFLYASSAATYGGRNDNFIEARQYEQPLNVYGYSKFLFDQYVREILPQAESQICGFRYFNVYGPREGHKGSMASVAFHLNNQINQGENPKLFAGSENFKRDFIYVGDVAAVNLWFWQNGVSGIFNCGTGRAESFQAVADATLDFHKKGRVEYIEFPEKLKGRYQAYTQADLTNLRAAGYDKPFKTVAEGVAEYMTWLNRSV
- the rfaF gene encoding ADP-heptose--LPS heptosyltransferase RfaF, giving the protein MKILVIGPSWVGDMMMSHSLYRTLKAEHPQAVIDVMAPAWCRPLLARMPEVNQALAMPLGHGALALGERRRLGLSLREARYDRAYVLPNSFKSALVPFFANIPQRTGWRGEMRYGLLNDIRVLDKAAFPLMVQRYVALAYERGRLRNAQDLPRPLLWPRLQVSHTEITDITTSFGLNSLRPMIGFCPGAEFGPAKRWPHYHYAALAQSLIERGYQVALFGSAKDRLAGDDIIQALTKGARPHCANLAGQTSLEQAVVLIAACHAVVSNDSGLMHVAAALNRPLIALYGPSSPDFTPPLSNQAEVIRLITGYHRVRKGDAEQGYHQSLIDIQPDRVLTALEKYLTPPGENA
- the envC gene encoding murein hydrolase activator EnvC, translating into MSKKALSVQLRVACSACSRFCALQKLFARCASALCVGVLLLPGMSYSADNQQQLKTLQQDIAEKEKRVQLQQKQRGALVQQLKKQEQSIAQSSRQLRETRRILSALDEELNQLNASISRLQTQHLSQQRILSDQLDAAFRQGQHSALQLILSGEESQRSERILAYFGYLNEARQKSILALQQTRTELASQRKLLEQKQAQQNALLNDQQQQQQQLEQAQSERKNTLSTLESSLEKDQQQLTELRQNEARLRDQIARAEREARARAEREAREAARVREKEERAKRSGGSYKPTENERSLMARTGGLGRPSGQAVWPVRGRIEHRFGEPLQGELRWKGLVIAAPEGTEVKAIADGNVLMADWLQGYGLVVVVQHGKGDMSLYGYNQSALVSVGAQVKAGQPIALVGTSGGQSQPALYFEIRRQGQAVNPQPWMGR
- a CDS encoding O-antigen ligase family protein encodes the protein MINELRFDLENPSGISTTLASYAIFPGCLLTLGVMPFSTIIAGLIFYLTGSLSVFYVMTHLKTILAAKRLLAIPLCLLVLGLTNLIWYHQYYQPENLFPAVYNAYRTAAHACILGAFILLTTLHITHEKQGFQLPGIIAISALTLGYAFYQSLFSGMHRIGLIFGQATSAAYFLTFIGALSAQALLRLNSRYKYHLYLAHFLLVTIAIILTETRAAIFVYPIVGAMILLSEVRHNKRLLIKAFLGSVMTILLCSLLFHDTINKRTDDLLNDVRNYSMNNSKTSVGARIAMYQSGIEAGKEVPLGQSAEQRSAHITALAEQKPVLSGAVAYLNNHLHNELIDAFSIKGLPGVLILVMLYAALLYFSFFVLRSHLSAALLFALLMYGLSDVILYSRDMLMAWLIAFCLGTTLTGRWLKQ
- a CDS encoding divergent polysaccharide deacetylase family protein, with translation MSYLKPQYLYALGLLTLSPFALAGKLSIVIDDFGYRPHNDNQVLAMPTAISIAVLPNAPYAGEMAAKAHKQGREVLIHLPMAPMSKQPLERDTLHPEMSSEEIQRIIRQSVNNVPYAAGLNNHMGSAMTASLPGMRKVMQAMSAYPLYFLDSMTIASSKTSQAAAGTGIKVIKRRVFLDDTQNEADIRKQFNRAVQIARRSGSAIAIGHPHPSTIKVLQQMLPALEPDIVLVRPSQLLNEPARHDEPLPPSEAPKQVKPSKPFRGVSQCLAKRPPEPVKNDAIFKLVSSSIRESAAATFIKRRWQTWVAPAETDEKKQP
- a CDS encoding rhodanese-like domain-containing protein, which codes for MQEIMPFISKHPVLSVAWVALLVAVIVLTVKSKLSKVKDVVRSEAIQLINKEDAVVVDIRNRDDYRRGHIANAFNLLPNDIKNGSVGELEKHKSQPVIVVCANGLSAREAANNLLKAGFERVVVLKDGLAGWSGENLPLVRGK